The following are encoded together in the Kribbella voronezhensis genome:
- a CDS encoding LacI family DNA-binding transcriptional regulator, whose amino-acid sequence MTESRPTIETVAARAGVGRGTASRVVNGSSQVSPAARAAVLKAIDELGYVPNRAARNLVTRRTDCVALVISEPGERLFTEPYFAGIVRGISSAMAQTHLQLWLSMVQSSAERDRAGRFLTREHVDGVMMLSQHADDPLPAKVRASGLPLVLCGRPLAGAEDIPFVDADNAIGARQAAQYLLDQGRSRLATIAGPQDMSAGVARLQGFREVAGDALVEYGDFSEESGARAMTALLDRSPDLDAVFAASDPMAFGAMRVLKSAGRQIPTDVAVIGFDGSPAGRHTDPPLTSVFQPTEEMGREMTRLLLAQLTGEAPTETQVIVDTHLEHRGSA is encoded by the coding sequence ATGACCGAATCCCGTCCCACCATCGAAACCGTCGCGGCGAGGGCGGGGGTGGGGCGGGGTACCGCTTCGCGGGTGGTGAACGGATCGTCCCAGGTCAGTCCGGCCGCCCGCGCCGCCGTACTCAAGGCGATCGACGAACTGGGCTACGTGCCGAACCGGGCCGCCCGCAACCTGGTCACCCGGCGTACCGACTGTGTCGCGCTGGTGATCTCCGAACCGGGCGAGCGCCTCTTCACCGAGCCGTACTTCGCCGGCATCGTCCGCGGCATCAGTTCGGCGATGGCGCAGACACACCTGCAACTGTGGTTGTCGATGGTCCAGAGCTCGGCCGAACGCGACCGCGCCGGCCGCTTCCTCACCAGGGAGCACGTCGACGGCGTGATGATGCTTTCCCAGCACGCCGACGACCCACTGCCGGCCAAGGTACGAGCCAGCGGACTCCCCTTGGTGCTCTGCGGCCGCCCACTGGCAGGCGCCGAGGACATTCCCTTCGTCGACGCCGACAACGCCATCGGCGCGCGGCAGGCGGCGCAGTACCTCCTGGACCAGGGCCGCAGCCGTCTCGCCACCATCGCCGGCCCCCAGGACATGTCCGCCGGCGTCGCCCGCCTCCAGGGCTTCCGCGAGGTTGCCGGCGACGCCTTGGTCGAATACGGCGACTTCAGCGAGGAAAGCGGCGCCCGCGCCATGACCGCCCTCCTTGACCGCTCCCCGGACCTCGACGCCGTCTTCGCCGCCTCCGACCCGATGGCCTTCGGCGCCATGCGAGTCCTCAAGTCCGCCGGCCGCCAGATCCCCACCGACGTCGCCGTCATCGGCTTCGACGGCTCCCCCGCCGGCCGCCACACCGACCCACCCCTCACCTCGGTCTTCCAGCCCACCGAAGAAATGGGCCGAGAAATGACCCGCCTCCTCCTGGCCCAACTAACCGGCGAGGCCCCCACCGAAACCCAAGTCATCGTCGACACCCACCTAGAACACCGAGGCAGCGCCTGA